Proteins encoded by one window of Salvia splendens isolate huo1 chromosome 7, SspV2, whole genome shotgun sequence:
- the LOC121810432 gene encoding MYG1 protein C694.04c-like translates to MFKIKAFSTKFLDTNRLLFPFQLSLLRRSLALMSVKRVGTHNGSFHCDEALGCFMIRLTNNFSQAHIVRSRDPKVLETLDAVLDVGGVYDPAKHRYDHHQKAFEEIFGHGFNTKLSSAGLVYKHFGKEIIAKELQVDEDHPDVQRLFLAVYKNFMEVYKSSTRGAGCPRRAGFAEIGEKWKSEKFFNVRAVKFTATIIYHWIEEYYKFYIDARVFCFIVNFIKFYFLQWKLHLFELEEEMKINPPIKYVLYQDDRSKSWRVQAVAMAPDRFESRKALPAPWRGLRNDELSRESGIPGGVFVHMSGFIGGSQTYEGALAMAKAALKLLRLSTSRGSSRYS, encoded by the exons ATGTTCAAAATCAAAGCATTTTCAACCAAATTTCTCGACACCAATCGTCTCCTCTTCCCCTTCCAGCTTTCTCTACTCCGCCGTAGCCTCGCACTCATGTCCGTTAAGCGTGTGGGTACTCACAACGGAAGCTTCCACTGCGACGAAGCCCTCGGCTGCTTCATGATCCGCCTCACCAACAACTTCTCCCAAGCTCACATCGTCCGCTCCCGCGACCCCAAG GTTCTTGAAACTCTGGACGCTGTGCTGGATGTGGGTGGGGTTTACGACCCCGCCAAACACCGCTATGATCATCACCAGAAGGCTTTTGAAGAGATTTTTGGTCATGGCTTTAATACTAAGCTCAGTAGTGCTGGTCTTGTTTACAAG CATTTTGGGAAAGAGATAATTGCTAAGGAGCTTCAAGTTGATGAAGACCATCCCGACGTTCAGCGGTTGTTTCTTGCAGTTTACAAGAACTTCATGGAG GTCTACAAGTCTAGCACAAGGGGGGCAGGTTGTCCAAGGAGGGCAGGTTTTGCAGAAATTGGGGAAAAGTGGAAGAGTGAGAAATTTTTTAATGTGAGAGCAGTGAAATTTACTGCTACTATAATTTACCATTGGATTGAGGAGTACTATAAATTTTA TATAGATGCTAGGGTTTTCTGCTTTATTGTTAATTTCATAAAGTTTTATTTTCTGCAGTGGAAACTTCACTTATTTGAGCTTGAGGAGGAGATGAAGATTAATCCTCCTATTAAATATGTGCTTTATCAG GATGACCGAAGTAAAAGTTGGCGAGTCCAGGCAGTGGCAATGGCACCCGATAGATTTGAGAGCCGCAAGGCACTTCCTGCTCCATGGCGTGGGCTGAGAAATGACGAACTGTCTAGGGAGTCAGGGATTCCCGGGGGCGTTTTTGTCCACATGAGCGGTTTCATTGGCGGAAGTCAGACCTATGAGGGTGCACTTGCGATGGCGAAAGCAGCTTTGAAGCTGTTGAGATTATCCACCTCACGTGGAAGCAGCCGCTATAGTTGA
- the LOC121810707 gene encoding putative ankyrin repeat protein RF_0381 isoform X3, with protein MTKAKDAQLAPTPKLKENPDHQSMHRAATKGNWEEAKILLNEDEKLGWIEITEQGDRAIHLAVSGKHREFVRQLIEMVGWEMLELYDGNGYTPCCYAIMAGDLELVRIMMEANPFIANLSNFYGTTPFALAISFGKTEIVEYYLTTVTEIKGLSREQWFNILLVAISSKMLDVALRMLEMRSSLALMKGVDNRTALHVLCQMDISSGDGKKRKALRCLSQKLWTNIQVLGRDGVLQLMKSPPLILHEAAKVGNLDLIEMITTDYPDLLAHTDDKHGYSIFHIIVIHRKENILQLLEKASFVKDFNAVLQDKDGNNLLHSAAKSTSERLKGLEVVGEHDVHMQSAIAWFEKLKNIVPPYYQEMRNKQGYTPEELFWKDHAEMLATSEEYTKKTAESCMLISTLVLALVFGAAFAPPGGFDQVTGIPMLLKNKWFPIFIIFQVLALSSSTLSILGFWSIISSNFPERQFFMLPRLLRISMGALLLSILFVISAFLAASFLIFVQHRKALVLAFMLPLYLLLVLGISYQFIKVTLKTCRVGYYRLTRASSGKYESWSSRVHTFGASKFSVFSSYFR; from the exons ATGACTAAAGCAAAGGACGCTCAACTTGCTCCAACACCAAAACTGAAAG AGAATCCTGATCACCAATCAATGCACAGAGCTGCAACAAAAGGAAACTGGGAAGAAGCTAAAATTCTTTTGAACGAAGATGAAAAGTTAGGTTGGATTGAGATAACGGAACAAGGCGACAGAGCTATTCATTTAGCTGTTTCTGGGAAACACAGAGAGTTCGTACGCCAACTCATCGAAATGGTGGGATGGGAGATGTTAGAGTTGTACGATGGCAATGGCTACACACCGTGCTGCTATGCGATAATGGCTGGTGACCTTGAACTCGTTCGTATAATGATGGAGGCCAACCCATTCATCGCCAATCTATCAAACTTTTATGGGACGACGCCCTTTGCACTTGCCATCTCCTTCGGAAAAACAGAAATAGTTGAGTATTATCTGACTACTGTCACTGAGATCAAAGGTTTATCCAGAGAACAATGGTTTAATATCTTGCTCGTCGCTATAAGCAGCAAAATGTTAG ATGTTGCTTTGAGAATGTTGGAAATGAGATCAAGTCTGGCCTTAATGAAGGGTGTCGATAATCGAACAGCTCTACACGTTCTGTGTCAAATGGATATCTCATCAG GAGATGGTAAAAAGAGGAAGGCTCTTCGTTGCTTGTCCCAGAAGCTGTGGACTAATATTCAAGTTTTGGGAAGGGATGGGGTGCTGCAGTTGATGAAAAGTCCTCCGTTAATTCTACACGAGGCAGCAAAAGTAGGCAACCTGGATCTTATAGAGATGATCACAACTGATTACCCTGATCTTTTAGCACACACGGATGACAAGCACGGATACTCTATCTTTCACATCATTGTTATCCATCGAAAAGAGAATATCCTTCAACTCCTCGAGAAGGCAAGTTTCGTTAAAGACTTCAACGCTGTCTTGCAAGACAAAGATGGCAACAACCTTTTGCATTCAGCTGCGAAATCAACATCCGAGCGTCTTAAGGGGTTGGAGGTTGTTGGCGAGCACGATGTTCATATGCAAAGTGCGATCGCTTGGTTTGAG AAATTGAAGAACATTGTCCCACCTTATTATCAGGAGATGAGAAACAAACAGGGATATACGCCCGAAGAACTATTCTGGAAGGATCATGCGGAAATGTTGGCAACAAGCGAAGAATACACGAAGAAAACTGCAGAATCCTGCATGCTTATCTCAACACTTGTTCTGGCGTTGGTGTTTGGTGCTGCCTTTGCTCCCCCTGGGGGGTTCGACCAAGTGACGGGGATACCTATGCTATTGAAGAACAAATGGTTCCCAATTTTCATCATATTCCAAGTCTTGGCATTGTCTAGCTCAACCTTGAGCATCTTAGGTTTTTGGTCCATCATTTCGTCCAACTTCCCAGAACGCCAATTTTTCATGTTGCCGCGTCTCCTGAGGATATCAATGGGTGCTCTATTACTCTCCATCTTATTCGTCATCTCTGCTTTCTTGGCCGCTTCTTTTTTGATCTTCGTTCAGCACAGAAAAGCGCTCGTCTTGGCATTTATGCTTCCTCTTTACTTGTTGCTCGTCCTTGGAATTTCGTACCAGTTTATAAAGGTAACACTCAAGACCTGCCGTGTAGGGTATTATCGCCTGACTAGAGCGAGCTCAGGTAAGTACGAGAGTTGGAGTAGTCGTGTACACACTTTTGGAGCCTCCAAATTTTCTgtattttcttcttattttcgTTAG
- the LOC121810707 gene encoding putative ankyrin repeat protein RF_0381 isoform X1: MTKAKDAQLAPTPKLKDNDVSISMPTTSHKDVHDQHHTAKENPDHQSMHRAATKGNWEEAKILLNEDEKLGWIEITEQGDRAIHLAVSGKHREFVRQLIEMVGWEMLELYDGNGYTPCCYAIMAGDLELVRIMMEANPFIANLSNFYGTTPFALAISFGKTEIVEYYLTTVTEIKGLSREQWFNILLVAISSKMLDVALRMLEMRSSLALMKGVDNRTALHVLCQMDISSGDGKKRKALRCLSQKLWTNIQVLGRDGVLQLMKSPPLILHEAAKVGNLDLIEMITTDYPDLLAHTDDKHGYSIFHIIVIHRKENILQLLEKASFVKDFNAVLQDKDGNNLLHSAAKSTSERLKGLEVVGEHDVHMQSAIAWFEKLKNIVPPYYQEMRNKQGYTPEELFWKDHAEMLATSEEYTKKTAESCMLISTLVLALVFGAAFAPPGGFDQVTGIPMLLKNKWFPIFIIFQVLALSSSTLSILGFWSIISSNFPERQFFMLPRLLRISMGALLLSILFVISAFLAASFLIFVQHRKALVLAFMLPLYLLLVLGISYQFIKVTLKTCRVGYYRLTRASSGKYESWSSRVHTFGASKFSVFSSYFR, encoded by the exons ATGACTAAAGCAAAGGACGCTCAACTTGCTCCAACACCAAAACTGAAAG ATAATGATGTCTCAATTTCTATGCCAACAACCTCTCATAAGGATGTCCATGATCAACATCACACTGCAAAAG AGAATCCTGATCACCAATCAATGCACAGAGCTGCAACAAAAGGAAACTGGGAAGAAGCTAAAATTCTTTTGAACGAAGATGAAAAGTTAGGTTGGATTGAGATAACGGAACAAGGCGACAGAGCTATTCATTTAGCTGTTTCTGGGAAACACAGAGAGTTCGTACGCCAACTCATCGAAATGGTGGGATGGGAGATGTTAGAGTTGTACGATGGCAATGGCTACACACCGTGCTGCTATGCGATAATGGCTGGTGACCTTGAACTCGTTCGTATAATGATGGAGGCCAACCCATTCATCGCCAATCTATCAAACTTTTATGGGACGACGCCCTTTGCACTTGCCATCTCCTTCGGAAAAACAGAAATAGTTGAGTATTATCTGACTACTGTCACTGAGATCAAAGGTTTATCCAGAGAACAATGGTTTAATATCTTGCTCGTCGCTATAAGCAGCAAAATGTTAG ATGTTGCTTTGAGAATGTTGGAAATGAGATCAAGTCTGGCCTTAATGAAGGGTGTCGATAATCGAACAGCTCTACACGTTCTGTGTCAAATGGATATCTCATCAG GAGATGGTAAAAAGAGGAAGGCTCTTCGTTGCTTGTCCCAGAAGCTGTGGACTAATATTCAAGTTTTGGGAAGGGATGGGGTGCTGCAGTTGATGAAAAGTCCTCCGTTAATTCTACACGAGGCAGCAAAAGTAGGCAACCTGGATCTTATAGAGATGATCACAACTGATTACCCTGATCTTTTAGCACACACGGATGACAAGCACGGATACTCTATCTTTCACATCATTGTTATCCATCGAAAAGAGAATATCCTTCAACTCCTCGAGAAGGCAAGTTTCGTTAAAGACTTCAACGCTGTCTTGCAAGACAAAGATGGCAACAACCTTTTGCATTCAGCTGCGAAATCAACATCCGAGCGTCTTAAGGGGTTGGAGGTTGTTGGCGAGCACGATGTTCATATGCAAAGTGCGATCGCTTGGTTTGAG AAATTGAAGAACATTGTCCCACCTTATTATCAGGAGATGAGAAACAAACAGGGATATACGCCCGAAGAACTATTCTGGAAGGATCATGCGGAAATGTTGGCAACAAGCGAAGAATACACGAAGAAAACTGCAGAATCCTGCATGCTTATCTCAACACTTGTTCTGGCGTTGGTGTTTGGTGCTGCCTTTGCTCCCCCTGGGGGGTTCGACCAAGTGACGGGGATACCTATGCTATTGAAGAACAAATGGTTCCCAATTTTCATCATATTCCAAGTCTTGGCATTGTCTAGCTCAACCTTGAGCATCTTAGGTTTTTGGTCCATCATTTCGTCCAACTTCCCAGAACGCCAATTTTTCATGTTGCCGCGTCTCCTGAGGATATCAATGGGTGCTCTATTACTCTCCATCTTATTCGTCATCTCTGCTTTCTTGGCCGCTTCTTTTTTGATCTTCGTTCAGCACAGAAAAGCGCTCGTCTTGGCATTTATGCTTCCTCTTTACTTGTTGCTCGTCCTTGGAATTTCGTACCAGTTTATAAAGGTAACACTCAAGACCTGCCGTGTAGGGTATTATCGCCTGACTAGAGCGAGCTCAGGTAAGTACGAGAGTTGGAGTAGTCGTGTACACACTTTTGGAGCCTCCAAATTTTCTgtattttcttcttattttcgTTAG
- the LOC121810707 gene encoding putative ankyrin repeat protein RF_0381 isoform X2: MTKAKDAQLAPTPKLKDNDVSISMPTTSHKDVHDQHHTAKENPDHQSMHRAATKGNWEEAKILLNEDEKLGWIEITEQGDRAIHLAVSGKHREFVRQLIEMVGWEMLELYDGNGYTPCCYAIMAGDLELVRIMMEANPFIANLSNFYGTTPFALAISFGKTEIVEYYLTTVTEIKGLSREQWFNILLVAISSKMLDVALRMLEMRSSLALMKGVDNRTALHVLCQMDISSGDGKKRKALRCLSQKLWTNIQVLGRDGVLQLMKSPPLILHEAAKVGNLDLIEMITTDYPDLLAHTDDKHGYSIFHIIVIHRKENILQLLEKASFVKDFNAVLQDKDGNNLLHSAAKSTSERLKGLEVVGEHDVHMQSAIAWFEEMRNKQGYTPEELFWKDHAEMLATSEEYTKKTAESCMLISTLVLALVFGAAFAPPGGFDQVTGIPMLLKNKWFPIFIIFQVLALSSSTLSILGFWSIISSNFPERQFFMLPRLLRISMGALLLSILFVISAFLAASFLIFVQHRKALVLAFMLPLYLLLVLGISYQFIKVTLKTCRVGYYRLTRASSGKYESWSSRVHTFGASKFSVFSSYFR, encoded by the exons ATGACTAAAGCAAAGGACGCTCAACTTGCTCCAACACCAAAACTGAAAG ATAATGATGTCTCAATTTCTATGCCAACAACCTCTCATAAGGATGTCCATGATCAACATCACACTGCAAAAG AGAATCCTGATCACCAATCAATGCACAGAGCTGCAACAAAAGGAAACTGGGAAGAAGCTAAAATTCTTTTGAACGAAGATGAAAAGTTAGGTTGGATTGAGATAACGGAACAAGGCGACAGAGCTATTCATTTAGCTGTTTCTGGGAAACACAGAGAGTTCGTACGCCAACTCATCGAAATGGTGGGATGGGAGATGTTAGAGTTGTACGATGGCAATGGCTACACACCGTGCTGCTATGCGATAATGGCTGGTGACCTTGAACTCGTTCGTATAATGATGGAGGCCAACCCATTCATCGCCAATCTATCAAACTTTTATGGGACGACGCCCTTTGCACTTGCCATCTCCTTCGGAAAAACAGAAATAGTTGAGTATTATCTGACTACTGTCACTGAGATCAAAGGTTTATCCAGAGAACAATGGTTTAATATCTTGCTCGTCGCTATAAGCAGCAAAATGTTAG ATGTTGCTTTGAGAATGTTGGAAATGAGATCAAGTCTGGCCTTAATGAAGGGTGTCGATAATCGAACAGCTCTACACGTTCTGTGTCAAATGGATATCTCATCAG GAGATGGTAAAAAGAGGAAGGCTCTTCGTTGCTTGTCCCAGAAGCTGTGGACTAATATTCAAGTTTTGGGAAGGGATGGGGTGCTGCAGTTGATGAAAAGTCCTCCGTTAATTCTACACGAGGCAGCAAAAGTAGGCAACCTGGATCTTATAGAGATGATCACAACTGATTACCCTGATCTTTTAGCACACACGGATGACAAGCACGGATACTCTATCTTTCACATCATTGTTATCCATCGAAAAGAGAATATCCTTCAACTCCTCGAGAAGGCAAGTTTCGTTAAAGACTTCAACGCTGTCTTGCAAGACAAAGATGGCAACAACCTTTTGCATTCAGCTGCGAAATCAACATCCGAGCGTCTTAAGGGGTTGGAGGTTGTTGGCGAGCACGATGTTCATATGCAAAGTGCGATCGCTTGGTTTGAG GAGATGAGAAACAAACAGGGATATACGCCCGAAGAACTATTCTGGAAGGATCATGCGGAAATGTTGGCAACAAGCGAAGAATACACGAAGAAAACTGCAGAATCCTGCATGCTTATCTCAACACTTGTTCTGGCGTTGGTGTTTGGTGCTGCCTTTGCTCCCCCTGGGGGGTTCGACCAAGTGACGGGGATACCTATGCTATTGAAGAACAAATGGTTCCCAATTTTCATCATATTCCAAGTCTTGGCATTGTCTAGCTCAACCTTGAGCATCTTAGGTTTTTGGTCCATCATTTCGTCCAACTTCCCAGAACGCCAATTTTTCATGTTGCCGCGTCTCCTGAGGATATCAATGGGTGCTCTATTACTCTCCATCTTATTCGTCATCTCTGCTTTCTTGGCCGCTTCTTTTTTGATCTTCGTTCAGCACAGAAAAGCGCTCGTCTTGGCATTTATGCTTCCTCTTTACTTGTTGCTCGTCCTTGGAATTTCGTACCAGTTTATAAAGGTAACACTCAAGACCTGCCGTGTAGGGTATTATCGCCTGACTAGAGCGAGCTCAGGTAAGTACGAGAGTTGGAGTAGTCGTGTACACACTTTTGGAGCCTCCAAATTTTCTgtattttcttcttattttcgTTAG